The Daphnia magna isolate NIES linkage group LG3, ASM2063170v1.1, whole genome shotgun sequence genomic interval ACTTATTGCTGGAATCAATGGTACAAGCGGAACCTAAACAACAAATCAGTATCGTATAATAGACATTTTTATGAATGCTTAAGTTACCATGTTACCATGAAATAAACGGCGCCGATTGATCTAGGTAAAAAACTCAGAAACAAAACTGAGCCCAGCATTGGATATTGCACTTGAAACTAATAAAATAATCAGTCCAGCGTGATAGACTTGAGATTGCTCGATTGATGCCAATATTAGGCAAAAGATCACCGTAAGCAAacctaaataaaaattatCATTTAGCGCCAAAGCTTATTTGAAATCTTCAGAACGATGCCCTTACACAGAATTGTAATGGCAAATTTGGACTTCCTTGATGACGCTTGTGTCGGCTCACGTTTCCAAGGCAATGAACCGTTCAAATCGACACTGCGTTTTGCGGGATTCCCTTCATACCTGAACCCATTTTCAACGAAAACAATGATAAATTGGCTAATTTCCATTCAAATAACTTTACCTCAGGATGAGAATCGACACAGCCACCAAGGTGTATGCCAGAAGAGTTCCTATGGACATCATTTCAACCAAGGAATCCAGCTCCGTCACCATAGCGAAAATAGCCGCAACAGAGCCAGTGAGTATTGTGGCGGTAAAAGGTGTCTTGAATTTTGGATGAACTGCAGCCAGACATCGTAAAAGAAGTCCATCTTTTGCCATTGCATAAACCACTCTCGGCATTGGAATCATGGCGCCTAACAAGCTGCAATTTTCAAGCATCCTTAGTTAACGATTTTCTCAAATATTTGAAAGTATCAAATGTTACCTCGCGGTTAATCCGAAAGCCGATCCAACAGTGACAATCCAAGCCGCCCATGAATGGCCAACTTGCTGGAACGCGTGCACTAATGGTGTGTCTTTGTCCTAATACGATTGTAATCGACCAAGTATGAATATAAAGATGGCCACATCAAAAGGTGAGTAGCAATACTTGGGCATAGTAGGGGATCATGAGCGTTAACACGATGGATACACCAACATAGGCAGCGAGAACCACAATCAGAGTAAGAAGAATACTCAAAGGAATATTGCGCTTGGGGTTTTTAGCCTCTTCACCGGCAGCAGCTATCGAATCGAAGccaacaaaaccaaaaaagcaTTTAGCGGCTCCTGCCATTACTCCGCTAAAACCATATGGGAAAAATCCACCAATTCCAGCAGATTTGCTGCTATGCGTTTCATTTGTTGACAGCATCCAGTTTTCAGATTTAGCTTTTCAATTCAGAAAAATGTTGACACAGAAAACAAGTAAGTAAAAAAACTTTCCTTACCGTATGCAGCTCCAGCAGTTATTACAAACATTACAACTGATAAATTTAATATGGTGAAGGTGTTTGTAAAAAGCGCAGTAGACCTCACTCCAATGGCTAGAATTACTGAAATTCAAAGAGTTTACGCTATCACCTAAGTCCTAATTAGTTGTATAAGGTTCTGAAGTACTTGTCATTAGCAGCGTAACAATCAGCGATAACCAATCAGCATAGGGTGACATGTGCGGTATATGAATTGGGGTTGCCGAAGTGAACAACATGGACATACTATGGTTAGCCATTGCATCAACATTCAAGCTAAGTGCCCTAGCCACACTTGCAGAACCTAAGGTAATGGCATACATTAGGTATTTTACTATGTTGATTAAAAATAATGTTATACCTATCAAATACTCTAGAATAAGATTCCAGCCAATGATAAATGCAATGAATTCTCCAACTGTAACATAACTGTACACATATGCTGATCCAGCTTTTGGGACCCTATTGGTTAGTAAATAAACTTTTCTGTTACCTTCTTTAGAGGTCAGTGAAGTAATAAATATATCAGCTTTACCTAGCTCCAAATTCAGCATAACATAAAGCTTAGAAATAgatgggaaaaaaagaaaccttAATTTTAGAACATTCCAAAACAGGATGCAATGGCAAATGtaggcaaaaacaaaaaattacaaataccAGCTATTCCAGATGCGATGGCAGCAACCAAAAAAGACAGGCAGACTGCTGGTCCTGCCAAATCTTTTGCTACACTTCCTGCTAGAACATAAATTCCCACTCCCAATGTGCTGCCTATCCCTAGAAAAGTTAAATCAAACAAGCCTAGAATTCTTAAAAGTTTGGGTCCAGTCCCGGAATGACTTTCTAATAAATCTCCATCTTCATTTTCAGTATATGTTTTTCGTCGTGAAAGTCGACGTGAAATCACGTTGATTCTTTCAAACATAGCAGAGGGTTATTGTCAACCTGGCTATAGTTCTTTAGCAAAaatttattctattttttgtaACTGCAATCAACACTTTAACTTTTCATGGGCTCTCATACTaggtaaaataaatttaacacacatttttaaacatttcatACATTGATGTGCCAAGGACAAGGAAAATGGAACTGGCAGTAGCAGACAAATACGTAAACAGAAATCAAACGCCATCTAAACGCACAATTTACAGGTTTTTAGGACCCTCATGTCATATATCATATGCCATGTCCCAGACAATCCCTCTGCTTTGTCATCAAAAGTCGGAAAGACGGAAACTATAGTTGACAGCGGTGATAGAACCGTGGTGGTGTCTTGTCCGTTTTCTATTACGGTGTTGAATGTTGAGACGAGCTCCAGGTAAGTTCCTGACTGGTAAGTTCATCTGAACCATAGCCAACAGGATGGACTAGTTCTCTGAACCATGTCTGAACAATCCATGAAGGTGATGAAGGCAATTGTTTTAATCTAGGGTATACAatagaaataaagaaataggAAAATATTCAATGGGGTTTTCTTTGGCTTCAAAAGTTCTGCTATAAGAATTTTAGTATGTTGCAGTTTTTACTACTGTTAGTGGAAGGAGACCCATTTGTTTAGAAGTGATGCCATTGTAGATTGATTTCCTTCAACAGTACATCTATATTAAGCTGTCTTTGCAGATATGGCTGCCTTATTGTCTGCTGTGCATCTGCCCTGCTCCTCCATTATAGCAAGTAAAAATCAACTGCTTAAAGTGCTTATTGTTCATATTCTCCCCAGGAGTATAATTTGATTCATTCTATTTTTATAATGGAACAAGTTGAAAAGTCATGCCTGAATGAATGAAAAGTGCATACCTGGGAACCTGGCCCAACAGTAACTTttattaaaacaaattttcatgtTTAGAAAGACTACCAACTGAACTGAAACTTTGCATGATAGttctttattcttcttcttattatttttttttattcctcaTAAAAAGGCTAgagtttttttaaacatatctTTAATTCTAAAAAATattgcttcttttttcaaacCTGTGTAGGGAAGAGTGTCATGCACATCAtgttagaaaataaaaactagaACTAAAATAGCACTTTCTTCTatggtttattttaatacTTTGCCTTTAAATTACACGGAATGCAAAAGTAATTTGATTATATTATCAACTAAGGACGGCAGTACAAGAATCCTCGAGAATTTTGATCGCTTTATCCAAGTCATTTTCAGTGAGAAGCCGATTGGCCACCAACCGTAGACTTGGTTGTGGTAAGAAGCGCTCTGATTGATCCAAATAGGACGCTACGATGACTGCTAAACCTCTTTTCATTGACtgttattgaaaaataattgTCAATTTTTATACAGGTTcacatgaaaacaaacatttcttACTTCGTTTGCTATTTGGCGAAGTAATTGACCGTCATGATTATGACAACCTGTGGATTTTGCGAGACGTAAATGCTTGACTGGAGCGTCTCTATGTCCTCCAAGACGAAGTTGATGCAGAGTAGAAAGTGCACTATGCAACTTGCGGCATACATTGTTCAGATCCAAAAACATGTCAGGATCATGCTCCATAGTATCTATTGCTGAGATAGCTGCTGCCGCAAGCATGGGAGGTAAAGATGCGGAAAAGCAATAGCCTGGGAAATAAATACATGGTTCATTACCGTAACAAATCAACCTTGTGAAATATATagtaataataacaaattaccTAGCCCGGAAAGGCGTTGATGATCGACCACGTAAGATGTCCCTACACAGAAACCTCCAACAGATGGAATGGCATATTCGAGACTTCCCATTATTAGATCTATATGGTCTGCCTGTGATAAAATTATTGTTAAAATGGTGAAACCAATGCGCAACGTGCCGTTACATACCGGGATACCATAATATTCTGTAATTCCTTTACCGTGTCGTCCCAAAGTGCCAAAAGATATGCTTTCATCGACGAAGAGACGAACCTTGTACTTCGACTTCAACTCCACAATTTCTGGTAATGGACAAATATCTCCGCTGTTCATGTAGACTCCTTCCACTACCAAAAATTTTCTAACCggttttccatttttgccATTCTGAAAATAGAATCCAAAGGTTAAATAGAGCCTACAAGAATATGCATTCTCGATATGAAATTACTTTAAGCTCCTTTGCACTCTGTGCCTCCAACAGTCGCTCTAAGTCTTTCATATCATTATGTTTGAAAAATCGAACATCACTGCGAGAGGCTTCGAGCCCTTTTTGGACTGCGAAATTAGATCCTTCGTCCCTGTGATAAATAGGTCGTAGATTTAAGCTTATTAAATACTTTTGTAAGCGAAATTTATGCTCTACGAACGCAAATATGACGTCGCCTCGTTTTGCATAAGCGGGAATAGCACTGGCAATTGTTGAAAACCCATAAGAGTAGATCAGAGCCTCTTCCAGTTCCATAAACTCAGCCAGACGTGTTTCCAGGTTCAAATGTACATCTGGGATAGACAAACTATGTAACCTGTAATCTTTCATAGTAGAAAATATTTACCAACAGTTCCATAAAAGCCTCTAGGACCACATGAGCCCACCCTAGTAACAAAAGTGTAGTTTTGGTCAATGATCTTtcacaatttaaaaataataacacCACATGAATGAATGGTGATCTCACCCATATTTCTTGATGCACTCCACTGCACTGTCTTCCATATTTTTATCTTCAACCAGTCCAAGATAGTTATGTGTAGCAAGGTTAAGGCAATCTCTGCCGTTGACACAAACATACTTGCCAACCTAATGAAATTCTCCATAAATATTGAAAGATAATGAAGCTAGTTTTCATCAAGCAACATActttgccttcaacaacaaatGGATCTAGAGCTGGATGGTCTTCATTTGTATCTGGAACAAGAGGTTCAGGCTGCCAATCTGTGATGAGTTCTTCTTGTTCCTGAAATATCATTTCAATGAGATCAGATGACTGTAGAtctcacaaaaaaaattatgatgaACCAACCTTCTCAGTTAGTATTGGTTTACGAATTTTGGGTTTCCTAAGAAGAAGCCACGCAACCCAAACCATCAAAAGCCCTTCAATAATCAAATGATACAGGGGAGCCTGTTTAaataacaaacagaaaaaaacattcaaaattaCTAGAAGCCACAACAGGAAGAGTAAACACTCAAGTCTAAAACGAAACAACAGTATTCACCTGTAATAACGCAAGGTACATTTCATACAGATCCCATTGAACGGCCATACTTGAAACGTCAAGGAACGCTATAGATCTACTTTCAATGATTTAAAAGTTTAGCCGCACGAAGCAAGGTATGGAGATTCGTCACGGAAGTAAGTTACTTGTCACAAACAAGGGAGTGGCTCTCTGAACCCCAAAATGAAAAGGCACTAGCTCTTATCGCCCACTATATGGGATTTTTTGTATTGCCTACTATTGCCTAACGAGGATTGTCATCTTTCTGTTTACATAGCAACGTCACCGGTATGTTCTCCAATGTCTTCTGCTTTAGACATAAAGCCATCTAGTCTAGTGATCCAGTACTCTACACTACACACGTGTCTTACCTGGCTCTTGACAGTCCGAGCTGCAAGGATCCCACAGGACTGGTTTGTGaataattaatttaaatttctaaCTTCGAATCCCAATCTTTTTTCTGTGGTGTCAGCGATTTAAGGTAAATTAATCAAATCAGTTCCATGTATTTACTGTATGTGTCGTGtaacttttaataattaaactCAAATAGTCAAATTAAATAGGGGGTTGTATGTATGTTCAGGGTTAATTCGTCACTACCTTTGAAATAATTATTTCGTCAGTCAAAGCAATTGtgtaagaaaacaacaaaataaaatgtaaatctTTTCACTTTTTAAGTCCTATTTTGAGCAAAGATCGTGCAAGAAATTTCATTGCCTGTTTCCCTTTTATATGTCGGTCTTATCGGAATGGCAAATTGATCCTCTTAAGCCAATCTTTGTTCATAGTCGAAGCAAAATCCAGAACTTTCTATTTCAGTCGAAATAGCCCCCTCTACATCGTTTGTATGGTAGATCATGCTAAAATCCTTAATGGTGGCTAAAAGGCAATACATACAGTATAATATTAGTGATAAAATAACATCACGTAAAGAAAAGGCAAACCAGACTGTCGCATGTCTTAGGCgaaaccaaataaaaattcGATTCTTACAGCAAACTGTAGCGGAAGGTCCATCAGTAGCAGCAGGATTGAGGGCGCCTCCACAATAACGATCCGAAACGTCCGTTGGTATCAAAGGATTAAACCCATTTGGGATGAGGACGAAATCATCAGGACAATTAACTGCACCATTTCTGGATGTACTAGACGGAAATCTACCAAGCCGGAAGCTCTGGCCATCGCCTCGAGTAATGCACTGAGTGTAACAAATTCTGGTAGCTTTCTGTAAATTGTTGcacaactttatttttttttagataaaagCCTCATATCCAAATTATTTTAAACATCTACTTCAACATGGAAGCTTTCAAGccggagaaagaaaaaaaaatctcggCTTAGGTACAATGTATCATGAAGTAATCCGGAATGGCTTCACATGTTGTCACGCTACCTGTTTGTTGGTAATGATTTCATTCCGGAAACAAATTTTGTAATCCATATCAGCCAATTGACGCATACCAGAAGCGTCTCTCCAATTGAAGGACTTCACAGATCCGGTACCCATGTGTCTTGTAAAATATTGAAGGCAATCTCTTGGAGCTGTGGTTAAAAGGCGGGATAAAAAATTGAGGTAGTTTAAATAATCTTACTGGCGCTTCTCTGATGTTTggcttttaaaaaactaattaaacaaaatatcATCTACCAAGAAAGTCGGCACCACAAGGAATGAGTGAGATACCAATGTTCCAAGTACGAGTGACCGACGATACACCGAACTTCATTAAGAACAGGAACTCAGTCGTTGGTGATGGAGCTTCCAAGTACACTgaagacaatttttttaaacaagttACGGTAACAGAAAGTAAACCCTCTTAAGGACCAGTGAGAGTAATAACACTTTCAATGTTTTCATACTGTGTTGGTCGTCATTATCTCCACAAATGATGGGCACCTTATTAACGGCTCCCACGACCTGAAGGTAATCGGAATCGCAATGTGACGTGGCAGGATTCGGCTGAGCGACGGTGAAGCTTTTGAAATCTAAGCTATAGATAATGACAATATTTTTAACATTTCCTGTTAGTCACGTGAAGCAGTAATGGATTAAAATTTCAGTAGACGATATGACAAACAGTGGGTCGTAATAAGAATTCGCATCATACCGAACTTGGCAAATAGGTTTTCTCTGCTCGATAAGGCTGTTGTCCAATGTGAAAGTCAGACTACAAGACGTATCGGAACTTACAGAAGGAGGGTTTCGCCAATAAGTGTTATTCAACGTCGTCTTTTCTCCGCATTTCACAATAGTGTCTTTATTATAAAGGTAAATCAATTatgaaatcaattttgaatcaGGCTTGAAGTATTTCCGCAATTCATTATGAACAACGCAAAATAATGCCAACTTACAGATGCAGCAAACAGCCAGTGATCCACATGAACCACCCGAACGTCCTCCATATGCATTGCAAAAGGAAGATGGGACGCAATTTCCCATGTGGCCATCTCTGCTTGTACAACTGCTAAAAGTCCTTGGCGATTCAGGGTTGCGGCCCTTGGGTCTCGGAGCAGCGTTGATAAATGGCGAAATGAACTTGTACGCATTGTTTATATTGGATAGGCCGAACAGATTTTGACGAGGAACCACAAGGTCAGctaaaatttaaacaatcCTTTATTAGTTGTCTGCcaattaaattattattctttaaaaatagatGGAGCAGCTTTAAATCGTATGCAGATATCAGACGAACTTGGAACTTGGTCAGTCACGACTTCTGCTAAAACATAAGTTGTCGTATTTCACCACGATTCAATAATAAGGTATTTCTGATGAAACGAAGGAAGACTTCAGGTTTTCGGGAGTGAAAAAGTCCTGGTAAGTGCTATTCTAAAGTTTACCCGGTCTTGCTGGAAATGGGTGAATTAGGAGTTGACGAGCTTTTCTGCCACTGTAATCAGTTTCGATTGCTCGAGTTGATGATGTCATATCAGTACGCACAATGTCGCCAAGGAGAAGTGCgtttacaaaaaataaaactaaatgcATGTTCGATTTCTGCACTCACTAAAATTTGATCGGTAAAGTTACTACGACAATAACGGAAGCAGTCCTATAAATACTTGATCGATGTTGGATCTTCTTGTTCTGTTCTGTTCTTCATTCTATTCGCAGTACAGGAATCTGAGCTTGTCAACAATGACCCCTTTAGTCGTAAATGGACAAACAAACTGGAAACAAACCACTCCCCATTGAACTTTGATGATTTTCTATATAGAGGAACTATTTACTTGAGTTTTGATTTTGAACTACCAATGATTTAGGTTATCATTGTCCTGCTCGTTAGTAACGTGTTCAGTTACAGATGATGCCAATCGCGCAACTTTGGCGAACAGGTTTCACATAGTACACTTaattactttttgttttacttctGGTCGATCATATGAGTGTAAAGcattctccctctcgggtgaatgacttCGCGAATTTAGATAACATTCCTCCGCCATTATAAACTACTAAGTAGAGCTCAAGTTATACGGAAGCAAATGGATTTGTACCAATATGCTATTCGTtgtgtttcaaatttttttttattatatcaagtTACAAACGTATAAGCGTTGATCGTATAAAATTCAATgttctaaaaagaaaatatttaaatgtaAAATATTAAGACAGATCAACACATATCCATATTCAATTGAATCCATTTGTTTATATTAGTGCACTATTTCTTCACTCTTACGGCAAAAATGTTCGACTTTATTCAAacctgtttctttttgtttttttataatagTTTTTAAACTATAAGAGAACTAGTTCTAACTTGAGAGCAATGAAAATCGAGTTTTCTCATAACCAATTCAAATTTTCTTACTAACGCCATCTAAAAGTTGAAAGAATTACTAAtctgattttttcttttgttgtagTTCCAACTTTTACCCACATGTTCATTTACGTGTTCACTGTTCAGGCGGCATGACAAAAAGccaatagaggcaattcacatcgcggtttcgcgtgtcaattgtttcgatgtccgccattttctctggttgtttatgtcatgttttgcgttgtctgtattggctgaaaaaTTTAGTGTTattttcccaatacaaagtggattttgtgaatcagtgtttaattttttcaattttttttgtgtcagttaattgctacgtatcttagttagtatgtgtagcaatttctgtttcagatcacatttcttgtatttaaaaaaatcttttctgtagggctgtcagaaGATAAACGTAAGTATGCAGCAAAACTATTAATAGTAGGTTGTGATTGCCCCTATACAATTCACGAAGAGTATTGGTGCAATGGACTTAGCATCGCAGGAAAAATGCCACTGGTAACCAATCTTGATTTGGTAAATTACCTGCTATGTTACAAGTCTCCATACACGCATGAAGATTATAAAGGCTTACAAGGGCCTTGAGACCTACAAGAGATTTATCGATGGGGGAATTGGATCATTTTGTGCAATCagtcttttaaacaaaaaatttgttgatgaaagcgAAGGTTATAACtcttcattttgtttatttgtaacattactataacatataactttttgatgtcataacatataaataaattatactttataatttgtattaccttttcttgaaaaaaaaatcatttaaaattactcttcTTGACTCTCTATCCATGGCTGACTTAGCGTTTAAATACACTTTGTCAAGATTCAGGGATGGGGCCCAGTCTGGGTGTGTTTCTCCAGTGtactaaaaaggttttcctgtgtgatttcaaatagaagaattagatagacacattcactattaataaatttgttgagacttacctagaacaaaatgtgcattacaaactctaatgtgatttgtttttgcaacccggggcacaacaatattgaaaacccatgacagccctacagaaaagatttttttaaaaatacaagaaatgtgatctggaaacagaaattgctactcatactaaccaagatacgtagcaattaactgacacaaaaaaaaattaaaaaaaattaaacactgattcacaaaatccactttgtattgggaaataacactttcagccaatacaaacaacgcaaaacatgacataaacaaccagagaaaatggcggacatcgaaacaattgacacgcgaaaccgcgatgtgaattgcctctattgaTTCATGATTAAAGAAGTCGGCAATCCGTCAAACATCTGCTTCTTGTAGCTCTAGAACCTGCGTTTAAGTGATACTTTGACAACTTCCTTAAACATTCTAACAACGATCCTAAGTTTCATTCCAGCATggtaagaaaatatttttgtatttctgAAATCTGCATGGATATTTGGTTGTCATGGTCATTGCACCACTGAGTGCTATGTGTGGCAGATTGAACTGGAATGCAAAATTTAAGcagcattcaatttcttttaatgTTACAGAGAGAATATGTTGTAGGAACAAGAGTGGAGTGTGATGGCTTTCGAGGCACCATTCTTTATATTGGTGAAGTTCCACCAACTAAAGGAACTTGGCTTGGTGTAGAATGGGATGACCCGTCAAGAGGAAAACATAGTGGCTCACATGAAGGAGTTCAGTACTTTGTAACGAGGTAGGCAGCATTAAGAAAAATTCTAAgtttgtgtatgtgtgtacATGAATGGGacagaaaattaaatgcaGGTTCATTTGTTCGTATGAACAAAATCAAGCCAAATGTAGAGTTTAGTCAAGCCCTTTCAGATCGATACCTTAAGGGTTCCACAGATGGCTATGCAGACAAGTTACTTATAAGTGAACTGAGAGATGAGATGAATGCTCCATTTCTGGAACTAGTGGGATTTGAAAAGGTTGGCCGAAAGCAAAGGTATATTGCTCTTACCATTCCATTTTGTCTCAGATATTAATTTATGATTTAATATTATTGAAGTAATCTGCGTGAGTTGAGCATTGCAGTGCTTGATCACTTGTGCATTGATCATAGCAAACATGACTTGGGGGAAGTGTGTCCCAACATAGAAGAATTGGATCTCTCTTCCAATCTCCTTAATTCATGGGTAGGGATTGCAGCCATCACGAGCCAGCTGCCAAGATTGGCGGTTTTAAACGTCAGGTAAGATCCCCTTATATTTCATGACAATTGGTTTGcttatttcatattttatcATCCTAGTGATAACAAATTAGCCATTCCAGAGAATCCTTTGTCTCTGAAAGCAGCATTCAGTAATTTGACACAGTTGCAAATAAGCCATATGGATTACACCTGGGGAACCATTGTCCAGGCTTCTGCAATGTGGCCTAGAATTGAAGTTTTAGCGGTAAAGTGAATACGTACGACATGGAAGTTtcaaactaaatttttttagtttttaggTTCCGAACAATAATATTAAATGTCTCGAATTTATGGACAGTGACGTTTTTAACCAACTGAGAGTGTTGAATCTTGAAGGTAATCATATTGAATACTGGGAGGAAGTAAACAAACTTGGACAGTTGCCTAAGTAAGTCTTATCCATATTTTTGTAATTATGGTATACTGATAGTGTTACATTTCTAGCTTAGAACAATTGTCTCTCTATGGATGTGGCCTGAGAAACATCCAAGTAAaggaaaaatcattttctagaCTTTTAAAGCTCTCATTGTCCAATAACAGAATCACACAGGTAAAATAGTACAATGTCTTTGATTGATTGACTCTTGGTGTATTACTACTTTATACTTTTAGTGGGAACATATTTCTGAGTTGGATAAACTGCCCATGTTAGTCGATCTTAAGCTATGCAGTAATCAGGGCTTTGAAGTCTATAGCCAAGAAACCTTCTCACATGGGATTATTGCTAGAATTGGGAATCTTCAAGTATACCTTTCTTAACATCTGGTTCTGTATTTCCACACATTTCCTTATGCATTTATAACCTGTTGTTTAGATTATCAATGGTAGCCAAATCTCTAGTGTTGATAGGCGCGGAGCAGAGCTGGATTATCTGAAGCAAAATGGAAATGAATATTTGATCGCTTTGTCTCAACAGCGCTCTCCGAATGGTGAACAAGAAATGAGAAATTTTGAAGCAAAACATCCTCGCTACAAATGTCTTGTGCAAAGTAGGTTTCAACTCCTCTATTAGtgctatatattttttatttggagAGGAAGAATATACAAACTTCGAGCATAGGTTTTGTATAGATACTACTCTCCTACAGTATGAATGACGAAGAATATCCCTAGATTGGcagttttatttctttggGCTACACTCGTCCTAACAGTCAAATTACTCATCTTTAATTTTTGAGCTTTTTGAGCTTCTCTAACTTCCTAACctaatttaaatttctttgATGTGCTTTTTTATTCTTCCAGAGTATGGACCACCTGAACAAGGCGAATACGAAACAAAACCAACTACTTTAAAGAATGCACTAATTAGTGAGTATttcgttaaataaaaatattcataTATATACAGACGAATAATCCATAACTTTCAGTGCTGCGTTTGGAATGGGGGTCaaaccaaatttcaaaaaaactcCCTGTAACCATGGAGGTTCAGAAACTGAAAGTTTTAATCCACAGGCTCTTTAATCTTCATAGCTCTGAACTCACATTTTTCTCTTACGGCCCCAAGGTATcgtgtttctttttgcatcttttaaaaatcattcGAAATAAAATTTCCAAATTTGCAATACAGAATCCAGGCTTATGTATTCCACTTGATAACGACCTTCGACCCTTGTCATTTTATTCTATTGAAGACGGTGATACTATTGTAGTAAAGGAGTCCGTCTGATCCCTATAAATTCTTCGATTGATGATCGATAAGTAGATCATTTCAAAAAGCA includes:
- the LOC116918227 gene encoding cationic amino acid transporter 2 isoform X2 produces the protein MFERINVISRRLSRRKTYTENEDGDLLESHSGTGPKLLRILGLFDLTFLGIGSTLGVGIYVLAGSVAKDLAGPAVCLSFLVAAIASGIAVILAIGVRSTALFTNTFTILNLSVVMFVITAGAAYAKSENWMLSTNETHSSKSAGIGGFFPYGFSGVMAGAAKCFFGFVGFDSIAAAGEEAKNPKRNIPLSILLTLIVVLAAYVGVSIVLTLMIPYYAQDKDTPLVHAFQQVGHSWAAWIVTVGSAFGLTASLLGAMIPMPRVVYAMAKDGLLLRCLAAVHPKFKTPFTATILTGSVAAIFAMVTELDSLVEMMSIGTLLAYTLVAVSILILRYEGNPAKRSVDLNGSLPWKREPTQASSRKSKFAITILCLLTVIFCLILASIEQSQVYHAGLIILLVSSAISNAGLSFVSEFFT
- the LOC116918227 gene encoding cationic amino acid transporter 3 isoform X1 gives rise to the protein MFERINVISRRLSRRKTYTENEDGDLLESHSGTGPKLLRILGLFDLTFLGIGSTLGVGIYVLAGSVAKDLAGPAVCLSFLVAAIASGIAALCYAEFGARVPKAGSAYVYSYVTVGEFIAFIIGWNLILEYLIGSASVARALSLNVDAMANHSMSMLFTSATPIHIPHMSPYADWLSLIVTLLMTIILAIGVRSTALFTNTFTILNLSVVMFVITAGAAYAKSENWMLSTNETHSSKSAGIGGFFPYGFSGVMAGAAKCFFGFVGFDSIAAAGEEAKNPKRNIPLSILLTLIVVLAAYVGVSIVLTLMIPYYAQDKDTPLVHAFQQVGHSWAAWIVTVGSAFGLTASLLGAMIPMPRVVYAMAKDGLLLRCLAAVHPKFKTPFTATILTGSVAAIFAMVTELDSLVEMMSIGTLLAYTLVAVSILILRYEGNPAKRSVDLNGSLPWKREPTQASSRKSKFAITILCLLTVIFCLILASIEQSQVYHAGLIILLVSSAISNAGLSFVSEFFT
- the LOC116918231 gene encoding serine palmitoyltransferase 1, which codes for MAVQWDLYEMYLALLQAPLYHLIIEGLLMVWVAWLLLRKPKIRKPILTEKEQEELITDWQPEPLVPDTNEDHPALDPFVVEGKVGKYVCVNGRDCLNLATHNYLGLVEDKNMEDSAVECIKKYGVGSCGPRGFYGTVDVHLNLETRLAEFMELEEALIYSYGFSTIASAIPAYAKRGDVIFADEGSNFAVQKGLEASRSDVRFFKHNDMKDLERLLEAQSAKELKNGKNGKPVRKFLVVEGVYMNSGDICPLPEIVELKSKYKVRLFVDESISFGTLGRHGKGITEYYGIPADHIDLIMGSLEYAIPSVGGFCVGTSYVVDHQRLSGLGYCFSASLPPMLAAAAISAIDTMEHDPDMFLDLNNVCRKLHSALSTLHQLRLGGHRDAPVKHLRLAKSTGCHNHDGQLLRQIANESMKRGLAVIVASYLDQSERFLPQPSLRLVANRLLTENDLDKAIKILEDSCTAVLS
- the LOC116918232 gene encoding uncharacterized protein LOC116918232, coding for MHLVLFFVNALLLGDIVRTDMTSSTRAIETDYSGRKARQLLIHPFPARPADLVVPRQNLFGLSNINNAYKFISPFINAAPRPKGRNPESPRTFSSCTSRDGHMGNCVPSSFCNAYGGRSGGSCGSLAVCCIYTIVKCGEKTTLNNTYWRNPPSVSSDTSCSLTFTLDNSLIEQRKPICQVRLDFKSFTVAQPNPATSHCDSDYLQVVGAVNKVPIICGDNDDQHMYLEAPSPTTEFLFLMKFGVSSVTRTWNIGISLIPCGADFLAPRDCLQYFTRHMGTGSVKSFNWRDASGMRQLADMDYKICFRNEIITNKQKATRICYTQCITRGDGQSFRLGRFPSSTSRNGAVNCPDDFVLIPNGFNPLIPTDVSDRYCGGALNPAATDGPSATVCSTIKDFSMIYHTNDVEGAISTEIESSGFCFDYEQRLA